Proteins found in one Camelus bactrianus isolate YW-2024 breed Bactrian camel chromosome X, ASM4877302v1, whole genome shotgun sequence genomic segment:
- the AKAP4 gene encoding A-kinase anchor protein 4 has translation MSEDIDWLHSHRGVCKVDLYSPTGQQDQDRKVICFVDVSTLTVEDKDSKDAAGSSSEGELNLEHLEEKEIIVIKDTEKQDQSKTEGSVCLFKQASSNPVSVLNWLLNDLQKYALGFQHALSPSASSCKHKVGDIEGECHKISSGNCYSVYADQLNMDYVANGPQSLRLEKTASKNTNNNQSPSSPPAKSPSNQRSVVSPDGECSMDDLSYYVNRLSSLVIQMARKEIKEKLEGGSKCFHHSIYPPTGDKGKNSPRSAVSKIASEMAHDAVEVTSAEMRGTKEECRDGRKTLLYSELSNKNRGGDKQICQRDSKEFADSISKGLMVYANQVASDMMVSVMKTLKVHSSGKPIPACVVLKRVLLKHTKEIVSDLIDSCMKNLHNITGVLMTDADFVSAVKRNLFNHGKQNAADIMEAMLKRLVSALLGEKKETKSQSLAYAALKAGSHDPKCKNQSLEFSAMKAEMKGKDKSKIKPDECKSLTSAEKVSEHILKESLTMWNQKQGNQGKVASKACTSKDGKREISPSTDSLAKDLIVSALMLIQYHLTQQAKGKDALEDECPTTGYMTQSTQYEKCGGSQSAKALSMKHLESQGAPGPSTSLKENQQLDSQKLDMSNIVLSLIQKLLNESSFNGEDLCESDTKSSEPRANKATSMSKRPDKGEDQCQNNQELDLMSGMKQVNRQFIDQLVESVMKLCLIMAKYSNNGEALAELEEQAALANNSNFQAGGPRCSHDSAMSQNYPDAPGPEVIVNNQCSTSSLQKQLQAVLQWIAASQFNVPMLYFMGDDDGQLEKLPEVSAKAAEKGYSVGDLLQEVMKFAKERQLDEAVGNMARKQLLDWLLTNL, from the exons atgTCTGAAGATATTGACTGGTTACACAGCCACAGGGGTGTATGCAAGGTCGACCTCTACAGCCCAACTGGACAGCAAGATCAAGACCGGAAAGTG ATATGCTTTGTTGATGTGTCTACTCTGACGGTGGAAGATAAAGATTCTAAG GATGCCGCTGGTTCCAGTTCAGAAGGTGAATTAAACCTGGAGCATCTGGAAGAAAAAGAGATTATAGTGATCAAAGATACTGAGAAGCAAGACCAGTCTAAG accGAGGGATCTGTGTGCCTTTTCAAACAAGCTTCCTCTAATCCTGTAAGTGTTCTCAACTGGCTTCTCAATGACCTTCAAAAGTATGCCCTGGGTTTCCAACATGCACTAAGTCCCTCAGCCTCCAGCTGTAAACATAAAGTAGGAGACATAGAGGGAGAATGTCACAAAATATCCTCTGGGAACTGCTACAGCGTCTATGCTGATCAACTGAACATGGATTATGTGGCCAATGGACCTCAGAGCCTACGTCTAGAAAAGACAGCATCTAAAAACACCAACAATAACCAGAGCCCTTCCAGCCCACCAGCCAAATCTCCTAGCAATCAGAGGTCAGTTGTCTCCCCTGATGGAGAATGTTCTATGGACGACCTTTCCTACTATGTCAACCGACTGTCTTCTCTGGTGATCCAAATGGCCCGTAAGGAAATCAAGGAGAAGTTGGAAGGTGGAAGCAAGTGTTTCCATCATTCAATCTACCCACCCACTGgggacaaagggaaaaacagcCCTCGCAGTGCCGTGAGCAAGATTGCTTCCGAAATGGCCCACGATGCTGTGGAAGTAACCTCTGCAGAAATGCGAGGCACTAAAGAGGAGTGTAGGGATGGCCGAAAAACCTTACTGTATAGTGAATTATCCAACAAGAACAGGGGTGGAGACAAACAAATATGTCAGCGAGATAGCAAAGAATTTGCAGATTCCATCAGCAAAGGACTTATGGTTTATGCAAATCAAGTGGCATCCGATATGATGGTCTCAGTTATGAAGACCTTGAAAGTTCATAGCTCTGGAAAGCCAATTCCAGCCTGTGTGGTCCTGAAGAGGGTGCTGTTAAAACACACCAAGGAAATTGTGTCCGATTTGATTGACTCCTGCATGAAGAACCTACATAATATCACTGGGGTACTGATGACGGACGCAGATTTTGTCTCTGCTGTCAAGAGGAATCTGTTCAACCACGGGAAACAAAATGCTGCTGATATCATGGAGGCTATGCTGAAACGTCTGGTTAGTGCTCTTCTTGGTGAAAAAAAAGAGACTAAGTCACAGAGCTTAGCATATGCAGCCTTGAAAGCCGGCTCCCATGATCCCAAATGCAAGAATCAAAGCCTCGAATTCTCCGCTATGAAGGCCGAAATGAAGGGGAaggacaaaagcaaaataaaaccagACGAGTGCAAGTCACTGACCAGTGCTGAGAAAGTGAGCGAACATATCCTCAAGGAAAGCCTGACCATGTGGAACCAAAAACAAGGAAATCAAGGCAAGGTGGCTAGCAAAGCATGCACCAGTAAGGACGGAAAAAGGGAGATCAGCCCTTCCACAGATTCACTGGCAAAGGACTTGATCGTCTCTGCCCTTATGCTGATCCAGTACCATCTGACCCAGCAGGCGAAGGGCAAAGATGCACTTGAAGATGAATGTCCTACCACAGGCTATATGACCCAGAGCACCCAGTATGAAAAGTGTGGAGGTAGCCAAAGTGCCAAGGCGCTCTCAATGAAACATCTAGAATCTCAGGGTGCACCTGGGCCATCCACCTCTCTGAAGGAGAATCAACAGCTGGACTCCCAGAAGCTGGATATGTCCAACATTGTCCTCTCACTGATTCAAAAACTGCTCAATGAGAGCTCCTTCAACGGTGAGGATCTGTGTGAAAGTGACACCAAAAGTTCTGAGCCCAGGGCCAACAAAGCTACTTCCATGTCCAAGAGGCCTGACAAAGGGGAAGACCAATGCCAGAACAATCAAGAACTTGACCTTATGAGTGGGATGAAGCAGGTGAATCGACAGTTTATCGATCAACTGGTGGAATCTGTGATGAAGCTGTGCCTTATCATGGCTAAGTACAGCAACAATGGGGAAGCCCTGGCTGAGCTGGAAGAACAAGCCGCCTTGGCCAACAACTCCAACTTCCAGGCAGGTGGCCCCAGATGTAGTCACGATAGCGCTATGTCACAGAACTATCCAGATGCTCCTGGCCCTGAAGTCATCGTCAATAATCAGTGCTCAACAAGCAGCTTGCAAAAGCAGCTCCAGGCTGTCCTGCAGTGGATTGCCGCCTCCCAATTCAACGTGCCCATGCTCTACTTCATGGGGGACGATGATGGACAACTGGAGAAG CTTCCTGAAGTTTCCGCTAAGGCAGCGGAGAAGGGATACAGTGTTGGAGACCTTCTTCAAGAGGTCATGAAGTTTGCCAAGGAACGACAGCTGGATGAAGCCGTTGGAAACATGGCTAGGAAACAACTGCTAGATTGGCTGCTCACTAACCTGTGA